A DNA window from Vigna unguiculata cultivar IT97K-499-35 chromosome 10, ASM411807v1, whole genome shotgun sequence contains the following coding sequences:
- the LOC114165195 gene encoding uncharacterized protein LOC114165195, which translates to MEQRPAKFSNYAPLNAPRSRILDEVLQAELIPPPRKYQNPPNADLSKYCHYHRNNDHTTDECDTLRDKIEELVRAGHLKHYIRETGESSHRPRYERNDNRRVERRTDRRTERREPRREPARTQHTEQRAAVQQQPRRTDDRPPLRGTINTISGGFAGGGRSSSSRKRHLRAIQSVHAVSGRTIRRMPPITFLDSDFQGTDPNQDDPMVITIEVESFAVKKVLIDQGSSVDILYWKTFNKLQIPLADLTPHNEPIYGFSGERVPTKGISTSTQHLEKEGKRKPYPFAT; encoded by the coding sequence ATGGAGCAAAGACCTGCTAAGTTCTCCAACTACGCTCCCTTGAACGCACCCAGATCTCGCATACTAGATGAAGTGCTGCAAGCCGAACTCATCCCTCCGCCCAGAAAATACCAAAACCCACCTAATGCGGACCTGAGCAAATACTGCCATTACCATCGCAACAACGACCATACGACTGATGAATGCGATACCCTGCGAGACAAGATAGAAGAACTCGTGCGAGCCGGACATCTCAAACATTACATAAGAGAAACCGGGGAAAGCTCTCACAGACCTCGATATGAGAGGAATGACAATAGGCGAGTCGAGCGACGAACAGACCGACGAACTGAGCGTAGAGAGCCAAGAAGAGAACCCGCAAGAACCCAACATACAGAACAGCGAGCGGCAGTCCAACAACAACCCAGGCGAACCGACGATAGACCACCCTTGCGCGGAACAATCAACACCATATCTGGTGGATTTGCCGGAGGAGGGAGGTCATCCTCGTCCAGGAAAAGGCATCTAAGAGCAATCCAATCAGTACACGCTGTGTCTGGCAGAACGATAAGAAGAATGCCACCCATCACCTTTTTGGACTCAGACTTTCAAGGCACCGACCCCAaccaagacgaccccatggtcataacCATAGAAGTAGAAAGCTTCGCGGTCAAGAAAGTGCTCATCGACCAAGGAAGCTCCGTGGATATCTTATATTGGAAAACTTTCAACAAACTGCAGATACCCTTAGCCGACCTCACTCCCCATAATGAACCAATATACGGTTTCTCAGGCGAAAGGGTCCCAACCAAGGGTATATCGACCTCCACACAacatttggagaaggaaggcaAACGAAAACCATACCCATTCGCTACCTAG